One Candidatus Peregrinibacteria bacterium genomic window, CCGAAGAGATGAAAGGTGGGGTGTATGCAAATGCAGCTTCGGCTTCTGTAACAGCGAATGAGCTTATTCTTGACCTAGGTTACATAGTCCCAAATGAACAACCAATGACTGTAAAAGTGGTAAGCCGTGCAAATATGAGTATTAGGACAGCAGAGAGCTTGGTTCAGTTACTTCAAGGTTCTATAGGTGACTATTACGAAAAAGTAGCAAAGGCTCAGCCTGGTGCCGGTCAACAGCCACAAGCTCCACAGCAGCCACAGGCTCCATCAGTACCTATTCCATCTGAGGGAACTACTTCATAAGGTAATAACCATTCCCTAGCAATGAAAGCCCTAATCCAAAACGTATCGGAGGCGCGAGTCGATGTTGATGGAAGTACAGTTGGCCAAATTGGTCGCGGCCTTCTGGTGTTCTTGGGTGTGATGAAGGAAGATACGGATGAAGATTTGAATTATCTAATAGATAAAGTTACAAATCTTCGTTTATTTCAGCATTTTGATACAGAATCCAATAAAGAAAAATATTTCGACAAATCAATTTTAGATGTCGTCGATTTATATCCCCATATTGGTAAAACCAACTCGCAAATCGGCATTCTCGTAGTTTCTCAGTTTACACTTTGTGCCAGCACAAAAAACGGGCGTCGCCCCGGATTTGATAATGCCGCCGCTCCGGAAGTTGCAAAAGAAATGTATGAAAAATTCGTACAAAAACTACGCTCAACAAATACTGCAAATGGTGAGCCACTTAATGTCGCAGAGGGGCAGTTCCAAGCTCATATGCAGGTTTCTCTCGTAAATGACGGCCCAATTACAATTACGCTTGATAGTCGCGATAGGTAAACTTTTTTGTACCTCAATTTCTCAACTTAACCTTTCGTTTTTAGCCTTTCATTTTTTTTGCCACGACAATCCATTATTTCAAACTCTTATCTCTCTCCACGCCTGATA contains:
- a CDS encoding DUF3467 domain-containing protein, which produces MDAGQTPGRAQQVGGQGQPPIKISITEEMKGGVYANAASASVTANELILDLGYIVPNEQPMTVKVVSRANMSIRTAESLVQLLQGSIGDYYEKVAKAQPGAGQQPQAPQQPQAPSVPIPSEGTTS
- the dtd gene encoding D-aminoacyl-tRNA deacylase — translated: MKALIQNVSEARVDVDGSTVGQIGRGLLVFLGVMKEDTDEDLNYLIDKVTNLRLFQHFDTESNKEKYFDKSILDVVDLYPHIGKTNSQIGILVVSQFTLCASTKNGRRPGFDNAAAPEVAKEMYEKFVQKLRSTNTANGEPLNVAEGQFQAHMQVSLVNDGPITITLDSRDR